Proteins from a genomic interval of Kribbella aluminosa:
- the glnA gene encoding type I glutamate--ammonia ligase: MDKQQEFVLRALEERDVRFVRLWFTDVLGFLKSVAVAPAELEGAFAEGLGFDGSAIEGFARVTEADMLAKPDPSTFQILPWRGETMGTARMFCDINMPDGSASFADPRHVLKRTLTKAADLGFTFYTHPEIEFYLFKSLTGAPGTTPEPVDSSGYFDHTPQGIGNDFRREAITMLESMGISVEFSHHEGGPGQQEIDLRYADALSTADNIMTFRVVVKEVALSQGIYASFMPKPLSDQPGSGMHTHMSLFEGDRNAFFEGGAQYQLSKTGRAFIAGLLHHAGEITAVTNQWVNSYKRLAVGDEAPSFVSWGHNNRSALVRVPMYKPHKGQSSRVEFRSLDSAANPYLAFALMLAAGLKGIEEGYELPREVEEDIWSLTSRERRALGIKPLPGSLAEAISAMEDSELVAETLGEHVFDFFLRNKRAEWLDYRRQVTPFELNKLLPVL, translated from the coding sequence ATGGACAAGCAGCAGGAGTTCGTGCTGCGCGCGCTGGAGGAGCGCGACGTACGGTTCGTGCGGCTCTGGTTCACCGATGTGCTCGGGTTCCTGAAGTCGGTCGCGGTGGCGCCGGCCGAGCTGGAGGGCGCGTTCGCCGAGGGGCTCGGGTTCGACGGGTCGGCGATCGAGGGGTTCGCCCGGGTGACCGAGGCGGACATGCTGGCCAAACCGGACCCGTCGACGTTCCAGATCCTGCCGTGGCGCGGCGAGACGATGGGCACCGCGCGGATGTTCTGCGACATCAACATGCCGGACGGGTCCGCGTCCTTCGCCGACCCGCGGCACGTGCTGAAGCGGACGCTGACAAAGGCCGCCGACCTCGGGTTCACGTTCTACACGCACCCGGAGATCGAGTTCTACCTGTTCAAGTCGCTGACCGGCGCGCCCGGGACGACGCCGGAGCCGGTCGACTCGTCGGGGTACTTCGACCACACGCCGCAGGGCATCGGCAACGACTTCCGCCGCGAGGCGATCACGATGCTGGAGTCGATGGGCATCTCGGTCGAGTTCAGCCACCACGAGGGCGGGCCGGGCCAGCAGGAGATCGACCTGCGGTACGCCGACGCGCTGTCGACCGCCGACAACATCATGACGTTCCGCGTCGTGGTGAAGGAGGTGGCGCTCTCGCAGGGCATCTACGCGTCGTTCATGCCGAAGCCGCTGTCCGACCAGCCGGGCTCCGGGATGCACACCCACATGTCGCTGTTCGAGGGCGACCGGAACGCGTTCTTCGAGGGCGGCGCGCAGTACCAGCTGTCGAAGACCGGGCGGGCGTTCATCGCCGGGCTGCTGCACCACGCGGGCGAGATCACCGCGGTCACCAACCAGTGGGTGAACTCGTACAAGCGGCTCGCGGTCGGCGACGAGGCGCCGTCGTTCGTGTCCTGGGGGCACAACAACCGGTCCGCGCTGGTCCGCGTGCCGATGTACAAGCCGCACAAGGGGCAGTCGTCGCGTGTCGAGTTCCGCTCACTGGACTCGGCGGCGAATCCGTACCTGGCGTTCGCGCTGATGCTGGCCGCCGGCCTGAAGGGGATCGAGGAGGGGTACGAGCTGCCCAGGGAGGTCGAGGAGGACATCTGGTCCCTCACCTCCCGCGAGCGCAGGGCCCTCGGCATCAAGCCGCTGCCCGGCAGCCTGGCCGAGGCGATCAGCGCGATGGAGGACAGCGAACTCGTCGCCGAGACACTCGGCGAGCACGTCTTCGACTTCTTCCTCCGCAACAAGCGCGCCGAGTGGCTGGACTACCGCCGCCAGGTCACCCCGTTCGAGCTCAACAAGCTGCTCCCGGTGCTCTAG
- a CDS encoding YiaA/YiaB family inner membrane protein produces MTKRIQPQQTAAFYAQAVASFGISLTAMAIGLVYLPATPWVRAFLTLGLLYVVTSTVVLCKVVRDRQEVTEVSSRVDQARLDKLLTEHDPFKVDAA; encoded by the coding sequence ATGACGAAACGCATCCAGCCCCAGCAGACCGCAGCGTTCTACGCCCAGGCCGTCGCTTCGTTCGGCATCTCGCTCACCGCGATGGCGATCGGCCTGGTCTACCTCCCGGCCACGCCGTGGGTGCGCGCCTTCCTCACCCTCGGCCTGCTGTACGTCGTCACCTCGACGGTCGTGCTCTGCAAGGTGGTCCGCGACCGCCAGGAGGTCACCGAGGTCAGCAGCCGCGTCGACCAGGCCCGCCTCGACAAGCTCCTCACCGAGCACGACCCGTTCAAGGTCGACGCGGCCTAG
- a CDS encoding ArsR/SmtB family transcription factor encodes MFKALADEGRRRLLDALRERNGQSLQELSALLPDLTRQGVTKHLRILEDANLLVTVKRGRHKLHYLNPVPINEIAERWLSNYERDKLRALSALKAALEENP; translated from the coding sequence GTGTTCAAGGCGTTGGCCGACGAGGGGCGGCGGCGGTTGCTGGACGCCCTGCGGGAGCGGAACGGGCAGAGCCTGCAGGAGTTGTCCGCGCTGCTGCCGGACCTGACCCGGCAGGGCGTCACCAAGCATCTGCGGATCCTCGAGGACGCGAACCTCCTGGTCACGGTCAAGCGCGGCCGGCACAAGCTCCACTACCTGAACCCGGTGCCGATCAACGAGATCGCCGAACGGTGGCTGAGCAACTACGAGCGCGACAAACTCCGCGCCCTCAGCGCACTGAAAGCAGCCCTGGAGGAGAACCCATGA
- the trmB gene encoding tRNA (guanosine(46)-N7)-methyltransferase TrmB produces MGATDQVRQTGVFSTVRRSVRMTAGQQRVWESHWPELGHTQEDLPPGVVDLADWFGREAPTVLEIGSGMGDATAQLAVAAPEVNHLAAEVYPAGLGQLMLWVEKYDLDNVRLLQGDALAFLRDHVTPGALAGVRIYFPDPWPKKRHHKRRLVTPPFVALVASRLQPGGTLHLATDWADYADRMLAACAAEPSLRNSYDGWAPRPAWRPVTKFESRAQAEGRDVRDLLFTKRTDW; encoded by the coding sequence GTGGGAGCAACGGATCAGGTCAGGCAGACGGGTGTGTTCAGCACCGTTCGCCGCAGTGTGCGGATGACGGCCGGGCAGCAGCGCGTCTGGGAGTCGCACTGGCCCGAGCTGGGGCATACCCAGGAGGACCTGCCGCCCGGCGTCGTCGATCTGGCCGACTGGTTCGGCCGGGAGGCTCCGACGGTGCTGGAGATCGGTTCGGGGATGGGTGACGCGACCGCACAGCTCGCGGTCGCCGCCCCGGAGGTCAACCACCTGGCCGCGGAGGTCTACCCGGCCGGCCTCGGGCAGCTGATGCTCTGGGTGGAGAAGTACGACCTCGACAACGTCCGCCTGCTGCAGGGCGACGCGCTGGCCTTCCTGCGCGACCACGTCACCCCCGGCGCGCTGGCCGGCGTACGGATCTACTTCCCGGACCCGTGGCCGAAGAAGCGGCACCACAAGCGCCGCCTGGTCACGCCGCCGTTCGTCGCGCTGGTCGCGTCCCGCCTGCAGCCCGGCGGAACGTTGCACCTGGCAACGGACTGGGCGGACTACGCCGACCGGATGCTGGCGGCCTGCGCGGCCGAGCCGTCGCTGCGCAACTCCTACGACGGCTGGGCCCCACGCCCCGCCTGGCGTCCGGTCACCAAGTTCGAGTCCCGCGCCCAGGCGGAAGGCCGCGACGTCCGCGACCTCCTCTTCACCAAGCGGACCGACTGGTGA